A genomic window from Parvularcula sp. LCG005 includes:
- a CDS encoding PRC-barrel domain-containing protein, with protein MAMLLSSSSINHDSVRNAAGEDLGEIKDLMIDTETGQVEYAVLSFGGFLGMGDKYFAVPFKSFNVDRENECMVLNVEKERLKDAPGFDKDHWPNFADAAFRSSVDSYYV; from the coding sequence ATGGCTATGCTACTGTCTTCATCGTCTATCAATCACGATTCTGTCCGCAACGCCGCAGGCGAAGACCTGGGCGAGATCAAAGATCTGATGATCGATACGGAAACCGGTCAGGTCGAATATGCGGTCCTGTCTTTCGGCGGTTTCCTGGGTATGGGCGACAAATATTTCGCCGTCCCATTTAAATCTTTCAACGTCGACCGTGAAAATGAATGCATGGTACTGAACGTTGAGAAGGAACGCCTGAAAGACGCCCCTGGTTTTGACAAGGACCACTGGCCAAACTTTGCCGACGCGGCATTCCGCTCCAGCGTCGACTCCTACTACGTCTAA
- a CDS encoding FkbM family methyltransferase, with amino-acid sequence MALRQSDGAQLMMTDKRSDDTVSPYGHYRPAPGQRALLSISRHLPTWEPTYRLALSLQKPLLASMTGPLDVETFGAKIRFHPWQNVCERRALLTPERFDPHERAALRAALPEGGTFVDLGANVGLYTVEMAGLVGPGGRVVSVEPQKRIFNRLAFNCRSNGFDHVRLHNIGVSDEAGELNLYENAENCGEATMAIPDKMAGACSVVPVRPLLDILRDDGVTTVDALKIDIEGHEDRAMAPFMKGAEETLLPKVIVAENSIHHWSIDWLALAADRDYRIVRQDRRNLILQRG; translated from the coding sequence ATGGCGTTGCGGCAAAGTGACGGGGCGCAGTTGATGATGACGGACAAGCGGTCCGATGACACGGTATCGCCCTATGGGCATTACCGACCTGCGCCAGGTCAGCGGGCGCTCCTGTCAATCAGTCGTCATTTGCCAACGTGGGAGCCGACCTATCGTCTCGCGCTCAGTTTGCAAAAGCCTCTGCTCGCGTCCATGACCGGTCCTCTTGATGTTGAGACCTTCGGGGCAAAGATCCGATTCCACCCCTGGCAGAATGTCTGCGAGCGCCGGGCGCTTCTGACCCCGGAAAGATTCGACCCCCATGAAAGGGCGGCGCTGCGCGCTGCGCTTCCCGAGGGCGGTACATTCGTTGATCTTGGGGCCAATGTCGGTCTTTACACGGTCGAGATGGCGGGCCTTGTCGGTCCAGGCGGTCGCGTCGTGTCTGTTGAGCCGCAGAAGCGGATCTTCAATCGCCTTGCTTTCAATTGCCGCTCCAATGGCTTTGATCATGTCCGGCTGCACAATATTGGCGTGTCGGACGAGGCAGGCGAGCTCAATCTCTACGAGAACGCCGAGAATTGTGGGGAGGCCACAATGGCCATTCCCGACAAGATGGCGGGCGCCTGCAGCGTGGTACCTGTGCGGCCGCTGCTCGATATTCTGCGCGACGACGGGGTGACGACTGTCGATGCGCTGAAAATCGATATTGAGGGACACGAGGACAGGGCGATGGCCCCCTTCATGAAGGGGGCAGAGGAGACGCTTTTGCCGAAGGTCATCGTGGCGGAGAACTCCATTCACCATTGGTCGATCGACTGGCTCGCGTTGGCGGCGGACCGTGATTACCGCATCGTCCGGCAGGACCGGCGAAATCTCATTCTTCAGCGCGGCTGA
- a CDS encoding UbiA family prenyltransferase produces MSSTTLTDPVSPSEVSGQRPLFVDMDDTLLEGDTLWESLAVMVRRNPKGLFAVAASLPKGRVAFKQAVARNVDVTLEDFKVNEGVLSFIQEAGAHRPVILATAAHEQIARRIADDTGVFQDVIATTDGKNLKSGNKLVAIQDYLKAHEMGPAFDYIGDCGADRPIWAAAGRAHVCAGSDAQAADIAGIVPVEKSFHREAPSARHFIKAMRPHQWVKNFLIFLPVILAHEIFNFDKVLPAIVAFIAFSLTASATYMWNDILDIQADRAHAKKCKRPFAASLIPIPLGVAFSLALIAFSCLITLIFCPPATVLVILGYIAITLSYSLDLKRRLMLDVIVLGVLYGYRIMLGGVATGIAVSSWLIGFSVFFFFGLALVKRYTEIEKKPPGEDGRIAGRAYYSSDREVVGVIGIVASFISVLVMALYITSPTVAVLYSRPEPLWTVCLVLIYWISRVWMLTHRGHMPDDPIVFALKDKVSIMCGIVCAVAVAAAL; encoded by the coding sequence ATGTCGTCCACCACCCTGACCGACCCTGTTTCGCCGTCCGAGGTTTCGGGTCAGCGACCACTTTTCGTCGATATGGACGATACACTGCTTGAAGGAGACACTCTGTGGGAGAGCCTCGCCGTCATGGTCCGGCGCAACCCCAAGGGTCTGTTCGCGGTGGCCGCATCTTTGCCAAAGGGGCGGGTAGCGTTCAAACAGGCGGTGGCGCGCAATGTCGACGTCACGCTTGAAGACTTCAAGGTCAATGAGGGGGTGCTGTCCTTTATTCAGGAAGCAGGCGCCCACCGGCCGGTGATCCTGGCGACCGCTGCACACGAACAGATCGCCCGGCGCATCGCTGACGACACAGGCGTCTTTCAGGACGTGATCGCGACGACCGACGGCAAGAATCTCAAATCCGGCAACAAGCTCGTCGCTATCCAGGACTATCTCAAGGCCCATGAGATGGGGCCTGCTTTTGACTATATCGGTGATTGCGGGGCCGATCGTCCTATCTGGGCGGCCGCGGGGCGGGCCCATGTCTGTGCTGGCAGCGATGCGCAGGCCGCCGACATTGCGGGGATTGTTCCCGTCGAGAAATCCTTCCATCGCGAGGCGCCGAGCGCCCGTCATTTCATCAAGGCGATGCGTCCGCATCAGTGGGTCAAGAACTTCCTGATCTTCCTGCCGGTGATCCTTGCCCATGAGATCTTCAATTTTGACAAGGTCCTGCCCGCCATCGTGGCGTTCATCGCCTTCAGTCTGACCGCGTCTGCCACCTATATGTGGAATGACATTCTCGATATTCAGGCGGACCGCGCCCACGCCAAGAAGTGCAAGCGTCCGTTTGCGGCGTCGCTGATTCCCATTCCCCTGGGTGTGGCCTTCTCCCTCGCGCTGATCGCGTTTTCCTGCCTCATCACACTGATCTTCTGCCCACCGGCAACGGTACTGGTCATCTTGGGCTATATTGCGATTACGCTCAGTTATTCACTGGACCTGAAACGGCGACTGATGTTGGACGTCATCGTCCTCGGCGTCCTTTACGGGTACCGCATCATGCTGGGCGGCGTCGCGACGGGAATCGCTGTCTCGTCATGGCTGATCGGCTTTTCCGTGTTCTTCTTTTTCGGTCTGGCGCTGGTCAAGCGGTATACGGAGATCGAGAAAAAGCCGCCGGGTGAAGACGGCCGGATCGCCGGGCGCGCCTATTATTCTTCGGACCGTGAAGTGGTTGGGGTGATCGGCATCGTTGCCAGTTTCATATCCGTCCTGGTCATGGCTCTCTATATCACATCGCCAACGGTTGCTGTCCTTTACAGCCGGCCGGAGCCACTGTGGACGGTGTGTCTTGTTCTGATCTACTGGATTTCGCGTGTCTGGATGCTGACCCATCGTGGACACATGCCCGATGACCCGATTGTCTTTGCGCTGAAAGACAAGGTCAGTATCATGTGCGGCATCGTCTGTGCCGTCGCCGTAGCGGCCGCTCTTTGA
- a CDS encoding ArnT family glycosyltransferase — protein sequence MLANAKAYWSSASFSRRLYIILAVGLVLRLIWAVVIPAYPVSDQEIYLKTSTNLASVGVYGVEPDEPFSYWPVGASIFYSIAYKIFGINMFAVKLVNLIAGGGLIYTTALLARRWFGDMIGIWSAIAVALWPSLIMYVSLMASEVLFALFVNLFLIAWQPGHRQWYVKAAIAGLCVAAAILIRPIALLIPFVMVGLDWIHARRLSVKPVAVLGVVVVVAAILITPWSIRNTNLHGTFVLVSTNGSPNLWMGNHEGAKGYYVPLPDYVEGMSEVERAEVLGDEAKEYILSHPMWMVRMTAWRIAHTHSWETIAVVWNERGIRERLGGPAVPVLKAITYGSWLVFLGFGLGGVVIIVMRSLREATFWRFFAVLASPPLVFWAYYALLHGIIVSADRYHFPQIPFIAMLAVFAAERVQAKWLERRRSAVPAGDLT from the coding sequence ATGCTGGCCAACGCCAAGGCATACTGGTCGAGTGCCAGCTTTTCACGGCGCCTTTACATCATTCTGGCGGTTGGCCTTGTCCTGCGTCTGATCTGGGCGGTCGTCATCCCGGCCTATCCGGTGTCGGATCAGGAGATCTACCTGAAGACGTCGACCAATCTCGCCTCGGTGGGGGTGTATGGTGTCGAGCCCGATGAACCGTTCAGTTACTGGCCTGTCGGTGCATCCATCTTCTATTCGATCGCCTACAAGATCTTCGGGATCAACATGTTCGCCGTGAAGCTGGTGAATCTGATCGCCGGTGGCGGCCTGATCTATACGACGGCGCTTCTGGCTCGCCGGTGGTTCGGTGACATGATCGGCATCTGGTCCGCCATCGCCGTCGCCCTGTGGCCAAGTCTCATCATGTATGTGTCCCTGATGGCCAGCGAGGTGCTGTTCGCGCTGTTCGTGAACCTGTTCCTCATCGCGTGGCAGCCGGGCCATCGCCAATGGTATGTGAAAGCGGCCATTGCCGGGCTCTGTGTTGCTGCGGCGATCCTGATCCGCCCCATTGCGCTGCTCATCCCGTTCGTGATGGTCGGGCTCGACTGGATCCATGCCCGTCGGCTGTCAGTCAAACCTGTGGCAGTGCTGGGGGTGGTCGTCGTCGTTGCGGCGATACTGATCACGCCATGGAGCATTCGAAATACCAATCTGCACGGGACATTTGTCCTCGTGTCCACCAATGGATCGCCCAATCTCTGGATGGGTAATCATGAGGGGGCGAAGGGCTATTACGTTCCGTTGCCGGACTACGTCGAAGGTATGAGCGAGGTCGAGCGCGCCGAGGTTCTCGGTGACGAGGCCAAGGAATACATTCTGTCCCACCCAATGTGGATGGTTCGTATGACCGCCTGGCGGATCGCCCATACCCATTCTTGGGAGACGATTGCCGTGGTCTGGAACGAGCGCGGGATCAGGGAGAGGCTTGGCGGCCCGGCTGTGCCGGTACTGAAGGCCATCACCTATGGCAGCTGGCTCGTGTTCCTCGGCTTTGGTCTTGGCGGCGTCGTGATCATCGTCATGCGGTCACTGCGTGAGGCGACCTTCTGGCGCTTCTTCGCGGTCCTGGCGAGCCCGCCGCTGGTCTTCTGGGCGTATTACGCATTGTTGCATGGCATCATCGTATCGGCGGATCGCTATCATTTCCCGCAAATCCCTTTCATCGCCATGCTCGCTGTCTTCGCCGCAGAACGGGTACAGGCAAAATGGCTTGAACGTCGGCGCAGTGCCGTCCCTGCCGGAGATCTAACATGA